A stretch of DNA from Bactrocera neohumeralis isolate Rockhampton unplaced genomic scaffold, APGP_CSIRO_Bneo_wtdbg2-racon-allhic-juicebox.fasta_v2 ctg370, whole genome shotgun sequence:
TGCTGCAATAACAATGTGTTTATCTAAAGAGGAAGAAGATTATAATGAATTAGCTTATAAACAGAGCTGCTTTTCTAATTGCGAAATAGAAAAACCTGATATATTATCTCAAATCCAAACAGATCATctcgaaaaatatgaaaaggaaaaattatctaataattaaaaagtataaacatGTATTTTACAACAAGAACGATAATTTAACTTTTACCAATGAAATAAAGCATAGAATTCCAACGAAGCATGACATGCCAGTGTATTCCAAATTATATAGGTACTCTGAGGTACATAAAGCAGAAGTTAATGACCAGATTGAAAATATGctaaaacaaaacataattaGGCATTCAAATAGTCCATATAATAGCCCAATATGGAtcgttccaaaaaaaattagattcttCCAATGAACAAAAATGGGGTATAGTAATTGACTATCGAAAGTTAAACGATATTACAAACTAAGGAaagtgtttatatttttctactcTTGATGACATTTCAAAACCAGCTTTTTCTACAGCCACTGGGCATTATGAGTTTGTGCGTATGCCATTTGGCCTTCGTAATGCGCCGGCTACTTTCCAACGTCTGATTAACCATGTATTGAAAGAATACATTGGTTCAATCTGCTTAGTTTATTTAGATGACGTTCTGATTTTTTCGACTAGTATAGAAGAACATTTAGAAGCAATAGACAAAATTTTGAAACGTTTGGGTCAAGCCAATTTGAAATTACAAGTTGACAAGTGCAAATTCCTCTCAAAAGAAACTGAGTTTTTGGGCCATTTAGTAACTGCTGAAGGCATTAAACCAAACCCTAAGAAACTTGAAACCATAGGAAAAATACTATTAcctaaaacacaaaaagaaataaaatcatttttgggTATAACTGGGTTTTACAGACGTTTTATTAAGGATTACTCCAAAATAGCTCACCATCTCATTAAATACCTCAAACAAGGAATAAAAGTTAATACTTTTGATAAAGATTATATAGcggcttttgaaaaattaaaaatgttgcttaaAAATGATCCTATTCTTATTCAtcctaattttaataaaacttttacgCTTGTTACTGATGCGAGGTATTTTGCATTAGGAGCCGCACTTATGCAAGGAAATAAAGCTGTTTCTTTTGCCAGCCGTACTTAAAACGGtcacgaaaaaaattacaattagaAAAGGAGTTATTAGCCATAGTGTGGGTCGTAGGTTTGTAATCAAAACAGACCACCGTCCATTAGTTTGGCTTCACAATATAAAAGAACCAAATACTAAAATCCAAAGATGGAAAATTAAGCTAAATGAGTtcgatttttatattatttatataaaaggaaaagaaaacgtaATCGCAGACGGCCTAAGCAGGTTAAATTATGAATCATTAAATAGTGAAATAGTAATGAATCTAAATGAATTGCGAAATTTGATAGGACCCCAAAAAAGCATAGCTTTAACATTACATCTACACCAGAAAGGAACAATGATAACGTTCATTTTGATATATGGTATCCACAACGCGGCACGATATATCTTACAGGCATAGATAAACTTACGAAATACGCAACTGCTTACAACCTGGAAGACAGGACCTGGGTATCGATACTGAAGGCACTCAAGCAGAGAATACAATATTTAGGTAAACCAAAGTTAGTAGTTTTCGGCAATGAGCTAGATACTGCTGTAGTTAGGGAATTTTTGAAGGACCAACAGATAAACTCCCACACAACAACAGCTTATTTGAAAACTGGTAAAGCGGACGTAGAAAAATTACATGGTACTCTAAACGAACACATTCGACTTTTCAAAGCAGATCCTAATAATAAAGACTAGTAATAACCCTcgataatcgggggactccgttatttaaaatgaaaaaagtaaaaaatttgttttttataaaaactcaatttattcaagtacttcatggaaaactacattcgtagtggttttattttggtcgtaagtcttaactttgatatcttgagaagatcgtactcgactcaatgcgacatacagctggccgtgcgtaaaacaatcctccttgaggaaaacaccaactctttctagagtctgcccttgagatttgtttattgttattgcgaatgctacaattattggaaattggcgacactttaaaataaaaggaagtggtgattcgctgggctgtaaatttatacggggcaataaaatttgtttcccttgtgattcaccggttaaaatttcgacctccaaacaattacaatgtagtgcttttactatcaagcgagtcccattgaccaatatgtattaagattgcggattaacatcacaactgttccaaccttaagccttaactcacgaggcgctactccactgatattaagggagtttagaaattctgtagggaatctGACATGCTtttgaggatcttcagaaacgacagtatccacgctataatataccctttcttcaccgggcaacatatttactatttcgctatttattatcgtacagtgatcattttttggacacaaaattgcccgatccttcaaatggttttgactaataacaccagactgaggctgaaatacccaatccactaaattttcatttagcaaaattatctcttctggtatattgattttcgactctggagagagctctcgaccttctccaacacgcaaaagaaaactgttgtataaggattctttagaacgcatatccgttgagagtttgagacacctaaaaaatttccaaagtgagcaccgtttcaaacaattaccaactatagcggcgcgtgagctattgggcaccacaggaagaacttgcctgaaatcaccacctaataaaataacctttcaaccaaaaggtatttcattttggtgaatatcacgtaataatcgatctaagcatAGTAATGCAGTCCCAGGAACCATGCTAGCTTCGTCCCATATTATTGCTGTAGAACATTTGATTGCTTTTCCGAGGGTGCTATCTGGCTTAATTAGAGAAACAGAAGATTCATTCAAAGGTattggaaatttaaatatattatgtgCCGTTCTTCCGCCAGGAAGCAAAATAGAGGCAATCCCTGTCCAAGCCACGGATATCACCTTCTGTCTGAGGCTACGAATATGGTGAATAATactcttataaaaaaagttttgccagaGCCGCCAGGACCATCAACAAAGAATGCCTTTACGACATCGTTGCTACTGGAAATTGCATGGGTTATTTGGTCGAATATAATCTTTTGCTCATGATTAAGCTGTTCCTTTAGTGTTTGCGCGTATAATACTTCATCATCTATATTATAATTCTCAATTCCTGTGTCTTCAGTGGTAAGATCATTTGCAGGTAACCCGAAGTCTTTTAAAGATGTGTTATGTGATTGGAAAATGTGACAAATATTTCTCAATGCTAAAAGCTCGCTGGTGttttctgaataatttcttaaaaaatcttcacaaagatgcaatttaaattttctccaGAGCTCTATTGGTGAGGTTGGTTCTCCAAATACGCAAATCATTGCAAACAACATACGTCTCAGTTGCACAGGCATTTTAAAGACAGATGCTTCTTCAAGTGCAGCGGTCCACTCTGTGTCATCCGCTAGCAACTTTctctttactgctgattcccaataAGAAGAGAGATGTTCCCTGTTCACGGTTAATATATCTGAATACGACCTCGGTCCTTTTAACGAAGTAAGTAATAAACGTAAAGCAAAGAGTTCCCGATTTTTTGGATCGACCGTCTACATTCTACCAATTGCATTACTCGGTCGTTTTCTTCTTTGCCATGAGCGCGACGCATATTGCCAAGTATAGTACTCAGGAATTTGATAATACAACAAAGTATTCGCAAATGGATCTATcgcattcaatttaaaatatgcgGTTAAAGTGGTATCGCGGCATCGAGCAAGGGTATCAGAAATCGCAGCATTATCAtcacgaaaataaatattttgtgagtcTGGAAGGTGAACGGCTAGAGCTTTTACCATGTGCGACTTTTCTTGCATTGAAAATTCCAAAAGCCTCCAACAGGCTTCAGGCGCACTAACATATCGAGCGTCTATAAATGTAGATATTTCATCATGATTATCCACGCGATCAATTGGGTGTTCAATAATTTGAACTGTTGCGCAATCATAtcctttgtaaatatatttgtggagGTATTTAACGCTTTTTATTGATGAACATATTTCGACATTAATATGGGCACTGTATTTTTTGGTCAGATATTTGTTGTATGGGACTATCCATCGGATgtctatttcaattaaatgtttattggCACGAACAACTATTTTATTTCCATCATTGTGGCGGCGATATTGAGGATAGCCGTTAACGTTTGAAAGCGTATTAGCATGAAAAGTTTTCGGATAGTTTTTGGAGCAAATTCCCGTATCAGTCATGCAAGGCGATGATGGATTAAGTAATCCACATGGGCCATGAATCATACATTTTGAGACTATTTCATACAACTCAGGCTCTGCCTCCTTATTAGGAATCTCAGCGCAAACAACCAGGTCAATTTCAGAAGGGTCGCGAATAACATCTTCTTCGTGAAGTGCTACTAAGATGTGGGGATGTGGTAGACCCCGTTTTTGAAACTCAATGACATTTAGGTAGTATTTCACCTTTCCAAACACATTCCTCTCgggaaatatatttcataagcTCATTGAGCTTCTGCTTAAAAACCCGGGCTATCAGTTCTGGACACATTTCCGGTCCCTGGTATCTCTCAATATTCTGAATGACTTCTGGCCATTTTGGGTTGCATGTAAAAGTTATGAAAAGCGAcggttttccatattttctaaCCATAGCCATAGCATACTGGTAATGCATGTTCATATTTCGAGGAGAGCCAACAAAACTTGAAGGAAGTACAACTATACGACCAGGACGAACactttccatatttgcaccacGCATTAAGTAGTCATGCAAACCAGCATATGTTTCAACACGTAGCTCTTTCTGATGAGTTCGCAGAAATGCCAGACGTGCTCCTTCAATTCTGACATATTGGTCAACTAAATACTGTTGCCAAAGTTTACCTGACGCATGAAGCAAGCTGAAACCTTCTCTTATCGCCATAAGGTAAGCAACAAACTGCAGTTGGGTTAATTTAAATCTACATTCCGTACGATGACCCTGTTCATGCAGAAGAGTTTCATCATATCCTGACTCGCCATAAGGAAACAAAAGCGGATATACTAATGGATCACACAACCTATGTAGCGTTgagacaaataataaattctgcatATTAGATTTCCATGAAAATATTCGCAAATTTCGATTTCCAGGTGGTTCACCATCCTCTGTTGTGAAAACGGCCTCAATTTCTGAGCAGTTTGGCAAAATATAACGTCGATCAGTGCTGTTAAAAAGAagcatgctaattcggcgagcattgcgattttcttctctggccctctgttcctcttcgcgttcaacctgcgccatatgcttatactcatttgccaaggggttaatatttgaaagcatttcgtggatttctctcagcaaatacctatcgcagtttgaattatgttgtgcccttatatcagttgcttgatccgtgtcaacaataaacagctgggcgtaggagAATTCcgaaggatgatctgcatgcaatggacctaccctatgatatattgatccatgtattcggaagcaatatggtccgcgccctgtaCGCTCCGCAAATTTCGCTTCGAATggtgcaaaagcaaacgaactgtttagctgccgaatattctccaaatagtgtctccgccaagagctcaaatcattttcttacacagctttcaaaaactcaggtacacgtaattcttgaagtttaacttttccgccatgacaacatgtcgtaaagccatttcttacctagtaacaatttcaaccaaatattaagacaataagtatgtatatacatatattacgaatataaaacaattaaaagtacaggtaccttttcacttccgaaatgttttgctttacagtgtaaacatatattagtcaaacccccaagcgaactatactccgaaagactacggagtttagggcagctttgaaataacttgccatagatcctgcatgaccatggctctaataaaacaggtcaattcatatacatacatacattaacaattaaaaattcctttttatctataacattcacctcttctcttcgacctgttaaactcctttttcgtctaattcgcctttggtttggcattttatttttaataattaatctgaatctgaactgaaattcgatgtagtatgtatgtattcgttggtaatagccgccttgacttttggaagaaaactgaactgactcaaagcttacctaaagcaataacacttctaatcaaaataacgccgacaacaatatttctgttagattttgcacttgcgtcttcgcccatacatatgtatatacatacatatgtttgtaagtatgtatgtgtgaatataaaacaaagtagagtgcgcatgtcttagctcgtacatacatattcgtgcaacatagaagagagcgcatgtcaaatcgtagatagcgccttagcgcatgcatatgtatgtatgtaccagtgcacatgccaaagcaaacatttgtaatttgtaatattcgtcattctcttattgtcatagataacttgattagaatctcttttcttgctctctcgcttgcagctgatctgttttctgagctggcaacaaaacacaatcagggtgccgtcaaccagcagttagtgaaaaaggcgggatgccagaaaagcagcgctataattacttgacgaaattagtgtgaaatgaaactgtgcgaacatattttggcaaaataaatgtttatgtaaattaattaatgattttgcattttagcatttacatatatatgtatgtatgcattttcaaagtgtttaatttagtgttttgtataatttattaaatacccaagttaatatttttcagcagtggcatcattggcaaatgttataaaaaatgcgaattttgacagctctctctcgaaccaaagagtctcgtatcaagttatctatgcttattgtcattttactaccgagcagacaacattgttgtcgttagatttcgcacttgcgccttcgcgtatgtgggtatgtatgtaacgaaagcaaattacagaaacatttgtaattattcattctcttacatatatgctcttttctgtagaagcgctgcttatattagcttaatgtaaaaattgaagaactttaaacgcaaatatgtcaaaagtggttcaatgaatttaaaatctgtaaaatttgtgcaaagtttcagatcgcacactttaatttgatgtattatttgtcactgtacgttttgtagatctctggaaataagcgccttgtcttagaataatatatagattatataGGCGATATGGAGgcttacatataatatatatgtacaaatcaagttattataattaatataaaatgctAAACTACATTAGGTTATGGGGTTACATTTTCAGCAatgtttttctcataaaaaaattaaatattttattagaattttttttttttggtcacaaacatacactatttattagcaaagaaatactgaaattgttggaaaaaaatagtttaaactcggccattgcgacgcaaTTTCCGGTGATTCCTCGAAAAAAGAGGATACCGAGTTGGCTGTATAGCTCCTTATAGAattatctaaagtgaaaaaatacatattttaattaaattcttaacttagaacttgaacgaaggaaaaaataactgaaaagcaaagaaaaaatccAACAATCCAAGTCTtcaagaattgtatctcaaagacctgtgtaaaatttcataaagatcttgccaaccgacttcaaaaacatattttcgaaaaaaacgcgagttacatattgtaatattcaccctattattttttacatttcattttgtaCCTTACTTTTATCTCTCCTTTCAAGTCATCcttttctttaatatatgtaaaggttggtacgcagctctcaagtaattgctcaagaaaagaaaaaaaaaacattatttctcaagtaattttgacagctggttacgcattgtgaatgatctacattagaagagcaagagagaataaacaaagaaaacaaactttgtgcgtaatatgtatgtgcgtatgtgtatggtaacataaatattttcattgagatttaagaaatgttgttgatgattggtaggttttatacaacatttcaaaatggaatatacttcataataatgatttcaactaatttaggatgaatttgacgattacttcgaatttccttcaagaaacaattgttgatttgatttgatggcctcaacacccgcgccgttagttttactggataaggaagcaaagacCTCTCTCAGCGaaccaaaaaccaaactttataagtctctcattattcccgccctgctatatggtgcagaggcatgcaCGATAATAAGATATGATGAGTTGACGTTCCGAGTTTtcgctgcgctggctaggtcatttcgtacgtatggacgaaaccactccagctctgaaagtattcgacgcaaaacccgccgggggaagcacaggaagaagaagacctccactccgttggaaagactaggtgggGAAGGACATGGATTCGTTTGGAATCTCTAAtaggcgccacgttgcgaaaagaatcTCGTATGCGGtgactacgccaataaagaagaagaaggtaaagTCTGGTAATTGGAAAGtatagaaagaaaaataaaggaaagcCTATTCACTTAGTATATAGATACCATAGATTGAACTTCCGGTTATCTTTATAAcatacaatttacaaattttacccGGACTAGCAAaaaagaacttcattttcatcAGAGGCAAAACAAGCATGACAACTTTTAATCCAATTTTCTATACAACGATTTTATTCCTTTTCCGGCcttcagtaatttttttcttccggTTTCGGCTTATTTTTGGAGCACTATttgctagattgttggacagttttgACGTCATATGCATAACTCAACGTCTTGTCGTCAGAGGATAATTTGCTATTTGCTATTTGCTACCTCTAATCTACGACGCTTTTTTAAAAGATTGAAGTCTTGTGGTAAGAGTTTAGAACTAAAACGgttcatattcaaaatattaccaaaatttaatgaatCGATCCCTAAGGGATGTTGAAATTCTCTGCTATCCTTATAATGCTAACACGAAGATTTTCAAGTTTCTTTTACTTTGTCGATGACGATAAATCATTAACAGTGGTGGGTTCTGAACTTgtatgaggcaagttttcgacgACTTCATGACTCTCACTGAATGGTTTGTGCCAACACacgttcaattatttttctttttgtgtctCATAAATAAATAGCCAAAACAATATAGGAgtcgttttctcaatgtctcgTTAGCAACCATATGTCGGTAAAATTAACCAGAACCTTCTTTCGGTAAAATTAACCAGAAAAGAACCAAATGGTTGCTAACCAGACCAGTTTGTAGATGTTACAGAGATTCTGGGTATCGATATCGTCTCGGCTTTAGTCCCTCCAGTAAGAATGGTGGCCTGGAAGATGTGCCGCTTTAGCTCTGTTATACGTAACCTAGTCCCGTTGCACAGTTTGGACGCGTTCAAGTAACGCATGAGTATGACAGTCACATTAACTTTGGGTTCCAACTTGTGGGAGGGTATCCCTGACAGGTCGAGGAAATTTAAGAATTCTACAGGGTATATAGATGCGTCGTCAGTTATCGTCACCGTGACTATTGACATGTAGGTTATCACCAATTGATCGAAGAGTGCACAAACAAATTATATcgtgttttaattgaaaaagttaagtTTAGTTCCCCCTTACATTATCGCGAATTCATTTTCATCGATTTTCACATAGAAATAAGATATTTTCTCGCAAAAAAATGTACCCTATGTACTAATTCAGCGTGTCAGCTAattccataccaaatttaattaaaatcgcTGCAGCCATTTAGTCGCGAAGAAgtaacaaacatacacactcacagACTTTCGCCTTTATAATAGTATGTAATGAACAATTGTGAACATACATAGCATATATTATTCTCAAAAACTAACCATAGCTCTTTTGACTTCACTGTGTTCCAGAAGTAATGCCGGCTTTTTTGTAGAACTTACGAAGTAGAACACGGTGTCATatctgtaaatatatttataaaaaaatttgttacatCGACAAACTAATATTCATGGTGAAgcactactatatacatatgtatatttatggtaggtaaataaattgaataaatataacGAGGAAAGAACAAGAAGCTTTCCATAAAAAAGTCTGATGATGTCAAAGTGTCgttttggcaatttttaatatgtcataatctgtattttttaatgtatgtattaAGTACTGTTTACtatttcttcacagaaagataTACGAAAGAAAAACGTTTATAAAtagttcaattttattatcaaaatccCCAGTTGCAACTTGCTCTCATTCAAGAATAGAAGCCATTGGACCATCGAGAACGACGTGAATTTGTTGATTTTGCTtcggaacaacttgaaaactatgacgatttttttaagaaaatcatctccTTAACTCACTGTCATCtgagtaaataaacaaaactatcgATTCTGATGCGAAGAAAATCGacaaattattcatgagcaACCATTACATTtgtccaaattaaaattttggtatGATTTTTGGCCTCGTGGAATCgccggtccgtacttcttttcATAGGAAGCAATCagtggagagcggtatagattaatgatattaaattttttatggcaCAAAACAAGGCTACGTTCCACACGGCACgagaaaaaaactaattattgcTAAAAACATATGGAGATTCGATTACTTCAAGAACCATTAGACATGTTCTTGtgaaccagactctcttcaagctttagaagtcaatatttaaCGTGTTATTCATGACATACGGCATGATTTAGTGTAAAAAGTACGCGagaattgggttcatcgaattcgttcctgcaaacgAAGTCGAGTATTTGAATTTCCTTCTTCTTcctttactgacgtagacaccgcttacgcctatagccgagttaacaacagcgcgccagtcgtatATTCTTTTCGCAGCGTGGCGCCAATTCTCCACcttgtctttccaacggagaggagatcttcctcttcctgtgcttcacccggcgggttttgcgtcgaatactttcagagctggagtgtttacGTCCATATGTACAATATGATCAattcgctgtcttttaattcgctgaactatgtcaatgtcgtcgtatatctcatacagctcatcgttctatcgaatgcgttATTTGCcgtagccaacgcgcaaaggaccataaatctttcgcagaacatttctttcgaaaaacgaacaacgTTAAAGAAAAATCGTCAAAAGAACTTTATCTTGGAACAATAGAAGtgcactatcagtacaacaaacaataacaacccaaatagttatttactattaaacaaccagcatctcaatagtatAAGCAGCACTAAGATTTATATAAACCACTGGAACAATAGCCTCTAAgtcactttatcattatcgaAATGTATTAATAGAATTATGATAACAGCCTtgagcagcgataagcatagcctaTATAAACCACTGGAACAATAGCCTCTAAGTCAATTTATCATTGTCGACTGTTGAGTAACAAGTTctgtataccacttgtaaaggtAAAGTTTgagtttaatatattcaatacttaagtacatgtgtatactgtGAATTATTATACGAATAAAGGATCAGTCAATACCAATCTCATAggctgacttaaaattatatttattttattcctaacccgagtaaataaattaactggcgcccaacgtggggcacccacaaaaaaataatcatcaATAATATCCTTAGTCAGTCTGCCTGAAAGGGAAGAATCTAGTCCCTGGAAACGAATAAAGGATTAATTTAAACCATCCAAGAAGTTTACCAGTGCATCATCCCACACAACGTCAATGAAAAGGGATTCACATAAAAGTCCTAATACGACAATAAATTGCAAGTAAAGGATCAATATACCATCCTTGGAAAACAACACGCTTTCATAGAAAGAATACCATATCAAGCAGAGCTCCAAGAATACAACTGGAGACCGAtctttgataaaataaatcaacaaataaatcaGCAAGATGACTGAAGCAGCAAATTTAGTTGCATTAACCAACGCAGTCGCCGATCTGCAACGACAGTTATCCGAATTACAATTAGGAAGAAGTGCAACCATTCCACAACGAACAGAGCAAATATGTTGCTACACCAGACCAGAAGAAGTGGATCTGAATATGTTTAAAtcaataacacaatttaatggtGATTACAACGAGAATCAGCAACAACCACCACGAAATCCGCAGCCTCAACAGAATTATCAAAATCCATTTAAGAAAGTAGCAGGAGCATTGGGATACAACCGAGAACGAGACAATACAAGTTATGCTTATATACGAGTACAACCGAAAAATCAACGGATCAATCAAATTACACACGATCAGCAATCAAATAcagaatatgaaaataatattttttattctaaggcATGGGCTACCAACGCT
This window harbors:
- the LOC126767054 gene encoding uncharacterized protein LOC126767054 → MLSNINPLANEYKHMAQVEREEEQRAREENRNARRISMLLFNSTDRRYILPNCSEIEAVFTTEDGEPPGNRNLRIFSWKSNMQNLLFVSTLHRLCDPLVYPLLFPYGESGYDETLLHEQGHRTECRFKLTQLQFVAYLMAIREGFSLLHASGKLWQQYLVDQYVRIEGARLAFLRTHQKELRVETYAGLHDYLMRGANMESVRPGRIVVLPSSFVGSPRNMNMHYQYAMAMVRKYGKPSLFITFTCNPKWPEVIQNIERYQGPEMCPELIARVFKQKLNELMKYISREECVWKGEILPKCH